The following nucleotide sequence is from Macrobrachium nipponense isolate FS-2020 chromosome 21, ASM1510439v2, whole genome shotgun sequence.
CCATAAGATGTAATATATAGGGCAAACGCTGTGCAGATGTCAAGGGTGGTTCTTTTGAGAATTTGTGGATTGAAATTCGATTTTGCTTTCATTATTATAAgttttttacgtaattttttgTAGTGCTGTTAAATACTAAAAAGTATTGTCCACTTCCCACAGCAATAATGTCCTAACCGTAAACTAATATTTATACCTACCAGGTTATCTTCATTATGCTTAGTATGGTTACTTATTCAAGGAGAAAAATAAAGTGGGACAGCATTATTGTAAGTGTTATTATGATTAACCTGTTTTTCAGCTGATAGTGGGAacatccctcctccccctctgtACAGCTTACCCGGAGATCAATCTCTCCCTGTTCAGCCTTTACCCTTGGAGGCATTTCAGCAGTCGACCGGTCAGCTAAGTACGGGATTCAGCGGACCTCCTCTGGACATTCCACAACCTAGCTCAACATATTTTCCACCAACTGCGCCTCATGGGTCTGCTGTCAGTGGTCCTAACGTCGTCAGTTTTGGTTTAGCTGATGCTGTCACTCCTTCCAGTGGATACAAGACACCCATATCTACTCCTAACCCGGGATATGCCGCTCCAACAGGCAGTACTGCAGGAAGCCTTGGCTCTTTTGCTGCAGGAACCGGAAACATTCTCGGTGGTGAAGTGCCTGGAGCAGCCCCATTTACTCCAAGTCAACCATATAGTCCTCCATCGGGTTCTTTTAGCCAGTCCTTTAGCGTACCAACAGGGTCAAGTCAGTCCTATAATGCAGGAGGAATAATTATTACTATTGCAGGTAGTAATGGTGTTGGAGGAGGTGGAATAGGAGGATATGGAGGAGATGTGTcagttggggaggggggaggtgtagGAGGATTTGGAAGTGGAGTTTCTCATGTAAAGGATGATGGATATGCAGGAAGTGCAGGAGTAggacttggaggaggaggaggaggagatattttTGTCGGAAGTGGTGGAGGAGTAGGAGGATTTGGAAGTGGAGTATCTGCAGGAAAGGGTGCTGGATATGCAGGAAGTGCCGGAGTaggactgggaggaggaggaggaggaggagatattttTGTCGGGAGTGGTGGAGGAGTAGGAGGCTTTGGAAGTGGAGTATCTGCAGGAAAGGGTGCTGGATATGCAGGAAGTGCCGGAGTaggactgggaggaggaggaggaggaggaggagatattttTGTCGGGAGTGGTGGAGGAGTAGGAGGCTTTGGAAGTGGAGTATCTGCAGGAAAGGGTGCTGGATATGCAGGAAGTGCCGGAGTaggactgggaggaggaggaggaggaggaggagatattttTGTCGGGAGTGGTGGAGGAGTAGGAGGCTTTGGAAGTGGAGTATCTGCAGGAAAGGGTGCTGGATATGCAGGAAGTGCCGGAGTaggactgggaggaggaggaggaggaggagatattttTGTCGGGAGTGGTGGAGGAGTAGGAGGCTTTGGAAGTGGAGTATCTGCAGGAAAGGGTGCTGGATATGCAGGAAGTGCCGGAGTaggactgggaggaggaggaggaggaaatactTTTGTCGGGAGTGGTGGAGGATTTGGAGGTGGAGTATCTGTGGGAAAAGGTGCTGGGTATGCAGGAAGTGCAGGAATAGGACTGGGaggtggagtaggaggaggaggagatatcgtGGAGCATCTGTAGGAAAGGGTGCTGGATATGCAGGCAGTGCTGGAGTaggactgggaggaggaggaggagatattttTGTTGGGAGTGGTGGAGGAGTTGGAGGAATTGGAGGTGGAGTATCTGTAGGAAAAGGTGCTGGATATGCAGGAAGTGCAGGAGTAggacttggaggaggaggaggagatatcttTGTTGGGAGTggtggaggagtaggaggaatTGGAGATGGAGTATCTGTAGGAAAAGGTGCTGGATATGCAGGAAGTGCAGGAGTAggaattggaggaggaggaggagatatcttTGTTGGGAGTGGTGGAGGAGTAGGAGGATTTGGAGATGGAGTATCTGTAGGAAAAGGTGCTGGATATGCAGGAAGTGCCGGAGTAGGACttggaggcggaggaggaggaggagatattttTGTTGGGAGTGGGAGAGGAGTAGGAGGATTTGGAAGTGGAGTTTCTGTAGGAATGGGTGATGGATATGCAGGAAGTGCAGGAGTAGGactgggaggaagaggaggaggaggagatattttTGTTGGGAGtgggggaggagtaggaggattTGGAAGTGGAGTGTCTGTAGGAAAGGGTGGTGGATATGCAGGCAGTGCAGCTGTTAGTGCAGGATTAGGACTTGGAGGGAGTGATAtagttggtggtggtggtggtggaggctATGATGACTCTGCAGGTATTAGCGGGGGAGGTTTAGGATCTGGTTTGTCCCATAGTCATGGTGGTACTGGAGGACTTGGCGGTAGTGGAGGAGGGTATGGAGGTGGATTAGGAGTGAGCTCTGGAGTGGGATTTGGAGGAGTGTCTGGTGGTCTTGGAGGAGGAAGCTTAGGTGTGATATCCAGTGGaaaaggcggaggaggaggatatgGAAGTGGTTCTATTGGTgttgttggaggaggaggaggaggattaaaaGGTGGAATATCAATTGGAAAAGGTGGGGGAGGAGGGTTTGAAAGTAGTTCCTTTGGTGGTGGAGGGGGAGGTTTAGGAGGAGGGATACCACCTGGAAAAGGAATTGGGGGAGGGTATGGAGGTGGTTTAGCTAATGTTGGTGGAGGAGGCAGTGGTATAGCTATTGGAAAAGGTGCAGGATTTGGAGTTAGTAGTGGAGGAGGACTAGGTGGTAGTGGATTTGGTATAAGTGGAGGAAGTAGTTATGGAGGAAGTGCTCATGGAACAGGGGAAGGGTTTGGAAGCAGTTTGTCTGTTGGAGGAGGGAGTAGTTATGCGGATGCTGCTGTTAGTGGAGGAGACTTTGGACATGGAGGTATTGGGCATACTACTGGAGGAAGTGGAGTAGGTTATGGAGACAGTTCTGTTGGTGGAGGAGGGAGTCTTGGGATTGGTGGAATAAATGTAGGATTTGGAGACAGTGCTCATGTcagtggagggggaggggttttAGGAGGAGGTGGAAGTTATGGTGGGGGGCCAGTtggtgttggaggaggaggaggaggttttggAGGATTTTCTGGTGGTACAGGTGGTGTCATTGGTGGTGTGATAGCATCACCGGTTTCTGGTGTTCCAAGCTCATCATATGGAGCACCAGGAAATGCTGTCAGCGCCTTTGGAGGATCAGGTCTCGGGTCCTCCATTGGAGCTCCTACAGTTCCAGCTTCTTCATATGGAACACCTTCAGTACCTTCTTCTTCATATGGAGCACCCTTAGCATTTGAATCATCCCTTGGAGGACCATCAGCTTTTGAATCTTCATTTGGAGCACCTGAGATTGGCAGTTCATATGCATCACTTGGACCTGATATACCATTAGGTGATCTGTCTACACCTGGTTCTTCTTATGGGGCACCAGCAATTTCTGGTTCATCCTTTGGAGGGGCTCCTGTTCCAAGTTCTTTTGGGACACCATCTATTCCAAGTTCTTCATTTGGAAGTCCTGCATCCATTGGGTCCTCTTACAGTGCTCCCATAGCACCATCTGGAGGATCATTTTCTGGCGGCCACAGTACGGGTGGTTCTTTTAGTTCTACTTTTGATGTAATCCATTTAGATGATCATGGCGACCATGGCCATGGCGGGGACACTGCTTGTGTACATCATGGACACGATGGCCATGGAGGCAGCCATcatggtggaggtggaggtggtttTGATCACCACGGAGGAGGTGGGGGTGGTTTTGATCACCATGGAGGAGGTGGGGGTGGTTTTGGTCACCATGGAGGAGGTGGGGGCAGTATTGATcaccatggaggaggaggaggtggttatGGAGGAGGATCCGGAGGAGGCCATTTTGGAGGAGGAGGTTTTGATCATCATGGAGGTCTTGATCACcatggaggaggtggaggtggattTGATCACcatggaggaggtggaggtggattTGATCACcatggaggaggtggaggtggattTGATCACcatggaggaggtggaggtggtttTGATcatcatggaggaggaggaggaggtggctaCGGAGGAGGATCCGGAGAGGGCCATTTCGGAGGAGGAGGTCTTGATCACcatggaggaggtggaggtgggttTGATCACcatggaggaggtggaggtgggttTGATCACcatggaggaggtggaggtgggttTGATcaccatggaggaggaggaggaggtggctaTGGAGGAGGTTCTGGAGGAGTCCATCTTGGAGGAGGAGGCTTTGATCACCACGGAGGGGGAGGTTTTGAACAccatggaggtggaggtggtttTGATCAccatggaggaggaggtggtggttttGAAcatcatggaggaggaggaggaggaggaggaggttatggCGGGGGTTCTGTAGGTGGTCATCTTGGGGGAGGTTTTGGGGGTTTTGGTGCCACTGGAGGTGGAGTTGGAGGTGGTTATGGAGGGGGAGTAGGAGGTGGTTATGGAGGGGGctatggtggaggaggaggttaTGGCAGTAGCTATGGTTATGGAGGTGCTGTTGGTGGGTATGGAGGCGGATATAGTAGTGCTATCTCATATATTCCGGTGTCATCACAGAGCAAACCTAAAAAGCCCAAGAAATCATTTAAGGGTAtttttgataaagtcaagaagtgGTTGAAGTGGGATTAAAGATGAAAGGTAAAACGTATCCCAAAGTCAGTTTCTAATAATCAATAATCATTTTCAGTGGTTTATCTCTAGTCCATTTGGAATAAGTATATTAGGACAAGCACTTTTGGAAAGGTTTGCAAAGACAATACAAACGCATTGATAATAAGGACGAAACCTTTAATATCTTCACGTTTTAGGACGTGGTTCAAATCTAATTTATGCAATCCGAGGTGATAACTTGACATTACATGATGTTAGCTTTGAAAACCTTTTCTTGTGTGCCCCTACAAAATACTCGATGCATGCTTCctacaaaagttttatttttgtggaaGGAACTCCAAATAGTGTGCgtattattttatatgaaattttatcaaaCATTTGTAATTGTTCCAAAGTTATCCATGTAATCCTtaagttttgtaaatattcttttgTTGCCCGTAATGTGGTTTTCATGTGATTACctctatattttgtattttgttgttataAGAAATCAAAAAGCGTGTGGTATTTTTAATATCCTATTGTAAGACGTTTTTATGCATATCCCAGAGGATTTTTCACCTGTtggtttatgttttttattaattataaaaaaatttcaccaaaCAGGTAACCTAATAGATGTGAAGGCCGTAGTCCTAGATTAGCACTGATTTTTAGTGATCCGAGTTTAGTTACAACCTTTTGCCATTAAACGAGGATTATTTAGAAATAGTAGCCCTTCACACATTAAAAAGTCACATTACCAAAGTAATGTTGCTATCCCACAAGAAGTATTTTCCAGAATAACATTTCAGGTGATTAATAATAATCCCGCAGctatttttcaaaaagaaaaatagagtacttagaagaactaacccaaaatgaaaagaaaatagatataataaatataagtgaaacctggtattcccaagagactgggaatgatgatcaaataaaagggttccaaacttatagatcagatagaaaaaataggaatcaagggggaaccgcaatatatgggaaagacaaaaaacaaggaaaaatatatgagaaatatagtaactcagaatgtgaactaatagcggtagaatttgaatctgaaaaattgatgaacatagtaatatatagacctcctaatactaaagagtttgacttaataattgaaaaattggatgatatatgtagaaatcacaaggactggactattctcctatctggtgacttcaactttcctttcgtagaatggaaagaacgaataggagattgtggttgtacttatacatataaaaaagagagtaatagtagtgcagaagataagaggcaatttgaaaagctattagatatgctactagaatacaacattcaacaaataaatcacctgccaacaagaaaggaaaatactttagacctagtatttgtgaacgagatgaattatgttaaagaaataatagttttaataatgcgagtatttcagaccataatgtcatagaattaacagttcattccaaagcaagtgaaaatagagataagcaagaaatgaaaaagtgggaaggatatggaaaatacaacttctacagtaaaaatataaaatggtcagaaattaatgaagaattaaacaaagattgggataacattttcgtaagtgatgacataagggtaaatattatataaaatattggagaaaatagtggaaaaaatatataccgaagaagaaagtaaacatcattcatgcataccaagagacagaaggatcttgttccagaaaatcagaaagtggaaaaaaggtcttgcaaaagaaaaaaatgcatggaaagttatagaacaaaaaagtaagatagaaaaatgcagaacaaagaatttatacaatcaaaagaaaatgaaaaacgggacttggaagaaaaaccctattaaatatcaagcaaaaccccaaactattatactcatatgcgaagaagatgaataaaagaagaatagaaataggccctctgagaattgaagggagattacacgaatgaaaaaaaggaaatttgcaacatactggcagaacgataagagagaattcacccctagaatagataatgaagataatgatatagaagtaagggagaaaatagtgaatatttagctgacatagaaattaatgaagctgatattgtgcaggcaattaatgaaattaaaaaatggagctgctgcagggccggatggagtccctgctattttgttaaagaaagtagttcattctatcgcaaagccacttgcaatattattaagacaaagtgtagatacaggcaagatttatgatgagcacaaattagcatatatcacccctactttcaaaagtggatcaagactagaggcaagtaattataggcctgtgagtctaacatcacatattatgaaagtgtatgaaagggtaatgaagaaaaatattatgaaacatttaataaaaaataatttgtttaatataggacaacacggtttcgtacccggaaaaagtacacaaacccaactgttagtccaccgtgagaacatattcaaaaatatgaaagcggaaaatgaaacagatgtggtttatttagactttgcaaaagcttttgacaaagtagaccataatatattagcaaagaaaattagaaaacacaatatcgtagataaagtaggaagatggttaaaagaatttttacacaacagaaacagatagttattgcaaacgatgagaaatcggatgaaaccaaggcggtaatatccggtgtgccacaaggtacggtgctagctgcaatattgtttgttattatgattgaagacatagacagtaatgttaaggattcggtagtgagtagttttcgctgatgacacaagaataagtagagaaattacttgtgatgaagataggaacgctctacaaagagaccttaacaaagtatatgattgggcagaggtaaataggatggtatttaactctgataaatttgaatcaataaattatggagacagagaaggaaagctatatgcatataggggacctaataatgagaaacaatcacaaataaggaagcagttaaagaccttggtgtgatgatgaataggaacatgttatgcaatgatcaaatagcaattctgttggcaaaatgtaaagcaaaaatgggaatgttgttacggcacttcaaaacaaaaaaagaaaagctgaacacatgattatgctttataaaacatatgttcgtagtcccacttgaatattgcaatatgatatggtacccacaatatcaaaaggatattgcacaaatagagagtgtacaaaggtcctttacagctagaatagaagaagttaaggacctagactactgggaaagactacaatccttaaaattatatagtctagaaaggagaagagaacgctacatgataattcaggcatggaaacagatagaaggaataacagaaaatatcatggaactaaaaatatcagaaagagcaagcagaggtagattaatagtgcccaaaactataccagggaaaaataaggaaaagcacacggacattaatcactacgcaccagcatcgataatgcagcgtctattcaatgcgttgccagctcatctgaggaatatatcaggagtgagcgtagatgtgtttaagaataagctcgacaaatatctaaactgcatcccagaccatccaagattggaagatgcaaaatataccggaagatgtactagcaactctctggtagacattaga
It contains:
- the LOC135197495 gene encoding fibroin heavy chain-like yields the protein MAKTYFMVLVIALWTVTLCFSAESNIRIVKATSETLEEATKKVSEKETKVEKRKADSGNIPPPPLYSLPGDQSLPVQPLPLEAFQQSTGQLSTGFSGPPLDIPQPSSTYFPPTAPHGSAVSGPNVVSFGLADAVTPSSGYKTPISTPNPGYAAPTGSTAGSLGSFAAGTGNILGGEVPGAAPFTPSQPYSPPSGSFSQSFSVPTGSSQSYNAGGIIITIAGSNGVGGGGIGGYGGDVSVGEGGGVGGFGSGVSHVKDDGYAGSAGVGLGGGGGGDIFVGSGGGVGGFGSGVSAGKGAGYAGSAGVGLGGGGGGGDIFVGSGGGVGGFGSGVSAGKGAGYAGSAGVGLGGGGGGGGDIFVGSGGGVGGFGSGVSAGKGAGYAGSAGVGLGGGGGGGGDIFVGSGGGVGGFGSGVSAGKGAGYAGSAGVGLGGGGGGGDIFVGSGGGVGGFGSGVSAGKGAGYAGSAGVGLGGGGGGNTFVGSGGGFGGGVSVGKGAGRRRRYRGASVGKGAGYAGSAGVGLGGGGGDIFVGSGGGVGGIGGGVSVGKGAGYAGSAGVGLGGGGGDIFVGSGGGVGGIGDGVSVGKGAGYAGSAGVGIGGGGGDIFVGSGGGVGGFGDGVSVGKGAGYAGSAGVGLGGGGGGGDIFVGSGRGVGGFGSGVSVGMGDGYAGSAGVGLGGRGGGGDIFVGSGGGVGGFGSGVSVGKGGGYAGSAAVSAGLGLGGSDIVGGGGGGGYDDSAGISGGGLGSGLSHSHGGTGGLGGSGGGYGGGLGVSSGVGFGGVSGGLGGGSLGVISSGKGGGGGYGSGSIGVVGGGGGGLKGGISIGKGGGGGFESSSFGGGGGGLGGGIPPGKGIGGGYGGGLANVGGGGSGIAIGKGAGFGVSSGGGLGGSGFGISGGSSYGGSAHGTGEGFGSSLSVGGGSSYADAAVSGGDFGHGGIGHTTGGSGVGYGDSSVGGGGSLGIGGINVGFGDSAHVSGGGGVLGGGGSYGGGPVGVGGGGGGFGGFSGGTGGVIGGVIASPVSGVPSSSYGAPGNAVSAFGGSGLGSSIGAPTVPASSYGTPSVPSSSYGAPLAFESSLGGPSAFESSFGAPEIGSSYASLGPDIPLGDLSTPGSSYGAPAISGSSFGGAPVPSSFGTPSIPSSSFGSPASIGSSYSAPIAPSGGSFSGGHSTGGSFSSTFDVIHLDDHGDHGHGGDTACVHHGHDGHGGSHHGGGGGGFDHHGGGGGGFDHHGGGGGGFGHHGGGGGSIDHHGGGGGGYGGGSGGGHFGGGGFDHHGGLDHHGGGGGGFDHHGGGGGGFDHHGGGGGGFDHHGGGGGGFDHHGGGGGGGYGGGSGEGHFGGGGLDHHGGGGGGFDHHGGGGGGFDHHGGGGGGFDHHGGGGGGGYGGGSGGVHLGGGGFDHHGGGGFEHHGGGGGFDHHGGGGGGFEHHGGGGGGGGGYGGGSVGGHLGGGFGGFGATGGGVGGGYGGGVGGGYGGGYGGGGGYGSSYGYGGAVGGYGGGYSSAISYIPVSSQSKPKKPKKSFKGIFDKVKKWLKWD